Proteins from a single region of Lelliottia sp. JS-SCA-14:
- the ftsX gene encoding permease-like cell division protein FtsX has translation MNKRDAINQIRQFGNRFDRFRKPQGGGDGNRNAPKRAKAAPKPNSRKTNVFNEQVRYAFHGAVQDLKSKPLATFLTVMVIAISLTLPSVCYMVYKNVNQAASQYYPSPQITVYLDKALDDNAAAQVVGQLQSEQGVEKVNYLSRDEALGEFRNWSGFGGALDMLEENPLPAVAVVIPKLDFQGTDSLNTLRDRITRINGIDEVRMDDSWFARLASLTGLVGRVAAMIGVLMVAAVFLVIGNSVRLSIFARRDSINVQKLIGATDGFILRPFLYGGALLGFSGAFLSLILSEILVMRLSSAVTEVAQVFGTKFDISGLGFDECLLLLLVCSMIGWVAAWLATVQHLRHFTPQ, from the coding sequence GTGAATAAGCGCGACGCAATCAACCAGATTCGGCAGTTCGGAAACCGATTCGACCGTTTCCGCAAGCCGCAGGGCGGCGGGGATGGCAACCGCAATGCGCCAAAGCGCGCCAAAGCGGCGCCAAAACCGAACTCACGTAAGACTAATGTTTTTAACGAACAGGTGCGCTACGCCTTCCACGGCGCGGTGCAGGACCTGAAAAGCAAACCGCTGGCGACGTTCCTGACGGTGATGGTGATCGCCATTTCCCTGACGCTGCCGAGTGTCTGCTACATGGTCTACAAGAACGTCAACCAGGCGGCCTCGCAATACTATCCGTCACCGCAGATTACGGTGTATCTGGATAAAGCGCTGGATGATAACGCCGCCGCGCAGGTGGTGGGGCAACTCCAGTCGGAGCAGGGCGTTGAGAAGGTGAACTACCTCTCGCGCGATGAAGCGCTGGGCGAGTTCAGAAACTGGTCCGGGTTTGGCGGCGCGCTGGATATGCTCGAAGAGAACCCGCTGCCCGCCGTGGCGGTGGTGATCCCGAAGCTGGATTTCCAGGGCACCGATTCGCTTAACACCCTGCGCGACCGCATCACCCGCATCAACGGGATTGATGAAGTGCGCATGGACGACAGCTGGTTTGCTCGTCTCGCCTCCCTGACCGGGCTGGTAGGGCGCGTAGCGGCGATGATCGGCGTGCTGATGGTGGCGGCGGTCTTCCTCGTCATCGGTAACAGCGTGCGTCTGAGTATCTTCGCCCGTCGCGACAGCATTAACGTACAGAAGCTGATTGGTGCGACGGATGGATTCATCCTGCGACCGTTCCTCTACGGCGGCGCATTGCTCGGTTTTTCCGGCGCATTTCTTTCACTGATTTTGTCAGAAATTTTGGTGATGCGGCTCTCGTCTGCCGTCACTGAAGTGGCACAGGTTTTCGGAACTAAGTTTGATATCAGTGGGTTAGGCTTCGATGAGTGCCTGTTGCTCCTGCTGGTCTGCTCGATGATCGGCTGGGTTGCCGCCTGGCTTGCGACGGTACAACATTTACGTCACTTTACCCCGCAGTAA
- a CDS encoding DcrB family lipoprotein: MRNLVKYVGIGLLVVGLAACDNSDTKTPAQGASAESNATGQPVNLMDGKLSFSLPADMTDQSGKLGTQANNMHVYSDATGQKAVIVIVGDDTNEDLAVLTKRLEDQQRSRDPQLQVVTNKSIELKGHTLQQLDSIISAKGQTAYSSVVLGKVDGKLLTMQITLPADDQQKAQTAAENIINTLVIQ; this comes from the coding sequence ATGCGCAATCTGGTTAAATATGTCGGGATTGGCCTGCTGGTAGTGGGTCTGGCGGCCTGTGATAACAGCGATACGAAGACCCCTGCTCAGGGCGCGTCCGCGGAAAGTAATGCCACCGGACAGCCGGTTAATCTGATGGATGGCAAACTCAGCTTCTCTCTGCCAGCGGATATGACCGATCAGAGCGGCAAGCTGGGCACCCAGGCGAACAACATGCACGTCTATTCCGATGCCACCGGGCAGAAAGCGGTCATTGTGATTGTCGGTGACGACACCAATGAAGATCTGGCGGTGCTGACCAAGCGTCTGGAAGATCAACAGCGTAGCCGCGATCCGCAGCTGCAGGTGGTAACCAACAAGTCCATCGAACTGAAAGGCCATACCCTGCAACAGCTGGACAGCATTATCTCTGCCAAAGGCCAGACCGCGTACTCTTCCGTGGTGCTCGGCAAAGTGGACGGCAAACTGCTGACCATGCAGATCACCCTGCCAGCTGACGATCAGCAGAAAGCGCAGACCGCCGCAGAAAACATCATCAATACCCTCGTGATTCAGTAA
- the ftsE gene encoding cell division ATP-binding protein FtsE, with protein MIRFEHVSKAYLGGRQALQGVTFHLQPGEMAFLTGHSGAGKSTLLKLICGIERPSAGNIFFGGHDISRLKNREVPFLRRQIGMIFQDHHLLMDRTVFDNVAIPLIIAGASYDDIRRRVSAALDKVGLLDKAKNFPIQLSGGEQQRVGIARAVVNKPAVLLADEPTGNLDDALSEGILRLFEEFNRVGVTVLMATHDIGLISRRSYRMLTLSDGHLHGGHGE; from the coding sequence ATGATTCGCTTTGAACACGTCAGCAAGGCCTATCTCGGTGGGAGACAAGCGTTGCAGGGGGTCACATTCCACCTGCAGCCAGGCGAGATGGCATTCCTGACCGGCCACTCCGGCGCGGGGAAAAGTACCCTGCTCAAGCTTATCTGTGGGATCGAGCGGCCAAGTGCCGGGAACATCTTTTTTGGCGGCCACGATATCAGCCGCCTGAAAAACCGTGAGGTGCCGTTCCTGCGTCGCCAGATCGGCATGATTTTCCAGGATCACCACCTGCTGATGGATCGCACCGTCTTCGATAACGTGGCGATCCCGCTGATCATTGCGGGTGCCAGCTATGATGATATCCGCCGTCGCGTTTCCGCGGCGCTGGACAAAGTTGGCCTGCTGGACAAAGCGAAGAACTTCCCGATCCAGCTCTCCGGCGGTGAACAGCAGCGCGTGGGCATTGCTCGCGCGGTGGTGAACAAACCCGCCGTTCTGCTGGCGGATGAACCGACCGGTAACCTGGACGATGCGCTGTCGGAAGGGATCCTGCGTCTGTTTGAGGAATTTAACCGCGTGGGGGTGACAGTCCTGATGGCGACGCACGACATCGGGCTTATCTCCCGTCGTTCGTACCGCATGCTGACCCTGAGCGACGGTCATTTGCACGGAGGCCACGGTGAATAA
- the zntA gene encoding Zn(II)/Cd(II)/Pb(II) translocating P-type ATPase ZntA, translated as MSTPETPKKVPQFSGLKLSPVPAKDDCCCDSGCETQAAPVQPESGDRYTWIVNGMDCAACARKVENAVKQVAGVNQVQVLFATEKLLVSADADVSKQVEAAVTKAGYSLRSEQEPAEKISPLRENLPLITLIIMMALSWALEQVNHPFGNLAFIATTLVGLFPIARQALRLIKTGSWFAIETLMSVAAIGALFIGATAEAAMVLLLFLIGERLEGWAASRARKGVSALMALKPETATVVVNGERQTVAITALRPGDVMEVAAGGRLPADGTLLTATASFDESALTGESIPVERETGEKVPAGATSVDRLVQLKVLSEPGDSAIDRILKLIEEAEERRAPVERFIDRFSRIYTPVIMLVALLVAVVPPLLFSAPWEAWIYKGLTLLLIGCPCALVISTPAAITSGLAAAARRGALIKGGAALEQLSQVQQIAFDKTGTLTVGKPQVTGIYPADDALLALAAAVEQGSTHPLAQAIVREAQSRGLTIPAASAQRALMGSGIEAEVEGSKVLICAADKFPADEFSPQIRELEQAGQTVVIVVIDGVAKGVLALRDTLRADAKEAVAALHQLGIQGVILTGDNPRAAAAIASELGLEFKAGLLPADKVQAVTGLNAQAPLAMVGDGINDAPAMKAATIGIAMGSGTDVALETADAALTHNRLTGLAQMISLARATRANIRQNITIALGLKGIFLVTTLLGITGLWLAVLADTGATVLVTANALRLLRRR; from the coding sequence ATGTCGACTCCAGAAACACCGAAAAAAGTGCCGCAATTCTCGGGACTCAAACTCAGTCCAGTCCCCGCAAAAGACGACTGCTGCTGCGACAGCGGATGCGAAACCCAGGCTGCGCCCGTGCAGCCTGAAAGCGGCGATCGCTACACCTGGATCGTCAACGGCATGGACTGCGCCGCCTGCGCCCGCAAAGTCGAAAATGCGGTGAAACAAGTGGCGGGCGTCAACCAGGTCCAGGTGCTGTTCGCCACCGAAAAACTGCTGGTCAGCGCCGACGCTGACGTCAGCAAGCAGGTGGAGGCGGCGGTGACCAAAGCCGGTTACTCCCTGCGTAGCGAGCAGGAACCTGCCGAAAAAATCTCTCCCCTGCGGGAAAATCTGCCGCTCATCACCCTGATTATCATGATGGCGCTCAGCTGGGCGCTGGAGCAGGTTAACCACCCGTTTGGCAATCTGGCGTTTATTGCCACCACGCTGGTTGGGCTGTTCCCCATCGCGCGCCAGGCTCTGCGTCTGATCAAAACCGGCAGCTGGTTCGCGATTGAAACCTTAATGAGCGTCGCGGCAATCGGCGCGCTGTTTATTGGCGCGACGGCGGAAGCGGCGATGGTGCTGCTCCTGTTCCTGATCGGCGAACGCCTTGAGGGCTGGGCGGCGAGCCGGGCACGTAAAGGGGTCAGCGCGTTAATGGCGCTGAAACCGGAGACGGCGACGGTGGTGGTGAATGGCGAGCGCCAGACGGTCGCTATCACGGCGCTGCGTCCGGGCGATGTGATGGAGGTGGCCGCCGGGGGGCGTTTGCCTGCGGACGGGACGCTTCTCACCGCGACGGCCAGTTTCGACGAAAGCGCCCTGACCGGCGAATCGATCCCCGTTGAGCGTGAAACCGGCGAGAAAGTCCCTGCCGGGGCCACCAGCGTGGACCGTCTGGTGCAGCTCAAAGTGCTTTCCGAACCCGGCGACAGCGCCATTGACCGCATTCTGAAACTGATCGAAGAGGCCGAGGAGCGCCGCGCGCCCGTCGAGCGCTTTATCGATCGCTTCAGCCGCATCTACACGCCGGTAATTATGCTGGTTGCCCTGCTGGTGGCGGTGGTTCCGCCGCTGCTGTTCAGCGCCCCGTGGGAGGCGTGGATCTATAAAGGGCTGACGCTGCTGCTGATCGGCTGTCCGTGTGCGCTGGTGATTTCAACGCCTGCGGCCATCACCTCGGGTCTGGCCGCCGCCGCACGACGCGGGGCGCTGATTAAAGGCGGTGCGGCGCTGGAACAGCTCAGCCAGGTTCAGCAGATCGCCTTCGATAAAACCGGCACGCTGACCGTCGGCAAACCGCAGGTCACGGGCATTTATCCTGCCGATGACGCCCTGCTGGCGCTGGCCGCCGCCGTCGAGCAGGGTTCGACTCACCCGCTGGCGCAGGCAATTGTGCGTGAAGCGCAGTCGCGCGGGCTGACAATTCCGGCTGCCAGCGCGCAGCGAGCGCTGATGGGCTCAGGCATCGAAGCGGAAGTTGAGGGCAGCAAGGTGCTGATTTGCGCTGCCGATAAATTCCCTGCCGACGAGTTCAGCCCGCAGATCCGCGAGCTGGAGCAGGCCGGGCAGACGGTGGTGATCGTCGTTATCGACGGCGTGGCAAAAGGGGTGTTGGCTCTGCGCGATACTCTGCGTGCAGATGCCAAAGAGGCGGTGGCGGCGCTGCATCAGCTGGGGATTCAGGGCGTGATCCTGACCGGGGATAACCCGCGCGCGGCGGCGGCAATTGCCAGTGAGCTTGGCCTGGAGTTTAAGGCCGGGCTGTTACCAGCGGATAAAGTACAGGCCGTGACTGGGCTGAACGCTCAGGCCCCGCTGGCGATGGTCGGCGACGGCATCAACGACGCTCCGGCGATGAAAGCTGCGACGATTGGGATTGCGATGGGCAGCGGGACCGACGTGGCGCTCGAAACCGCCGATGCGGCGCTGACGCACAACCGCCTGACCGGTCTGGCGCAGATGATTTCGCTGGCACGTGCGACGCGGGCCAATATTCGTCAGAACATCACGATTGCGCTGGGGCTGAAGGGGATTTTCCTGGTCACCACGCTGCTGGGGATAACAGGTCTGTGGCTGGCGGTATTAGCGGATACGGGGGCGACGGTGCTGGTGACGGCGAACGCACTGCGGTTGTTGCGCCGGAGATGA
- the rsmD gene encoding 16S rRNA (guanine(966)-N(2))-methyltransferase: MKKTNRPAGQIRIIGGQWRGRKLPVPDSPGLRPTTDRVRETLFNWLAPSMVDSRCLDCFAGSGALGLEALSRYAASATLLEMDRSVSQQLQQNLTTLKAINAKVVNTNALAFLAQKGTPHDVVFIDPPFRKGLLEETLTLLENNGWLADDALIYVESEVENGLPPVPVHWDLHREQVAGQVAYRLYHREVRGEPDASTD, from the coding sequence ATGAAGAAAACGAACCGCCCGGCCGGACAAATTCGCATTATCGGCGGCCAGTGGCGAGGCCGCAAACTGCCCGTCCCCGACAGCCCTGGGCTGCGCCCGACCACCGATCGCGTCCGGGAGACGCTGTTTAACTGGCTGGCGCCGTCGATGGTTGACTCGCGCTGCCTCGACTGTTTTGCCGGAAGCGGCGCTCTGGGCCTCGAAGCGCTGTCGCGTTACGCCGCGAGCGCCACCCTGCTGGAGATGGATCGCAGCGTTTCCCAGCAGCTACAGCAAAATCTCACTACCCTGAAAGCGATCAATGCCAAAGTGGTGAACACCAACGCGCTGGCGTTTCTGGCGCAAAAAGGCACGCCGCACGACGTGGTGTTTATCGATCCGCCGTTCCGCAAAGGGCTGTTGGAAGAGACGTTAACGCTGCTGGAGAACAACGGCTGGCTGGCGGATGACGCGCTTATCTACGTCGAGAGTGAAGTGGAAAATGGCTTACCGCCGGTTCCCGTTCACTGGGATCTGCACCGCGAACAGGTCGCAGGCCAGGTCGCTTATCGTTTGTATCACCGTGAAGTACGAGGAGAGCCTGATGCCAGTACTGATTAA
- the tusA gene encoding sulfurtransferase TusA encodes MTDLFSSPNHTLDAQGLRCPEPVMMVRKTVRNMQTGETLLIIADDPATTRDIPGFCTFMEHELVAQETGSLPYRYLVRKG; translated from the coding sequence ATGACCGACCTGTTTTCCAGCCCCAACCATACCCTTGATGCGCAGGGCCTCCGCTGCCCGGAGCCGGTGATGATGGTGCGCAAAACCGTGCGTAACATGCAGACCGGCGAGACGCTGCTGATCATTGCTGACGATCCTGCGACCACCCGCGATATCCCCGGTTTTTGTACCTTTATGGAACATGAGCTGGTGGCGCAAGAGACGGGCTCCCTTCCGTATCGGTACCTGGTGCGCAAAGGGTAG
- a CDS encoding DUF1145 family protein, with amino-acid sequence MPVLINFGRLLMLGVWAFLILNLVHPFPRPMNIFVNVALIFTAFMHALQMVMLKNGLPKDGPPMTGWQQLRVFIFGVFELLVWMKKFKAQAKK; translated from the coding sequence ATGCCAGTACTGATTAATTTTGGCCGTTTACTGATGCTGGGCGTCTGGGCATTTCTGATCCTGAACCTGGTTCATCCTTTCCCACGCCCGATGAATATTTTCGTCAACGTGGCACTGATTTTCACCGCCTTTATGCACGCCCTGCAGATGGTGATGCTGAAAAACGGCCTGCCGAAAGACGGACCGCCGATGACCGGCTGGCAGCAGCTGCGCGTCTTTATTTTTGGCGTGTTTGAGCTGCTGGTGTGGATGAAGAAGTTTAAGGCGCAGGCGAAGAAGTAA
- a CDS encoding lysoplasmalogenase encodes MLWSFIAVCFSAWLYVDASYRGPAWQRWLFKPVTLLLLLLLGWQAPMFNAVCYLVLAGLCASLIGDALTLLPRQRLLYAIGAFFLSHLLYTIYFASQMTLSFFWPLPLILLVMGALLVAVIWTRLEEMRWPVCTFIAMTLVMVWLAGELWFFRPTSPAMSAFFGAALLLIGNIVWLGSHYRRRFRADNAIASACYFAGHFLIVRSLYI; translated from the coding sequence ATGCTTTGGTCATTTATCGCTGTCTGTTTTTCCGCATGGCTTTATGTCGATGCGTCGTATCGCGGCCCTGCGTGGCAGCGCTGGCTGTTTAAACCGGTGACGCTGCTGCTCCTGCTGCTCCTCGGCTGGCAGGCACCGATGTTCAACGCCGTCTGCTATCTGGTGCTCGCGGGTCTGTGCGCCTCGTTGATTGGTGACGCGCTCACGCTACTGCCACGCCAGCGCCTGCTGTATGCCATCGGGGCGTTTTTCCTCTCGCATCTGCTCTACACCATCTACTTCGCAAGCCAGATGACCCTCTCCTTCTTCTGGCCGTTACCGCTGATTTTACTGGTGATGGGCGCGTTGCTGGTGGCGGTGATCTGGACGCGACTGGAAGAGATGCGCTGGCCGGTCTGTACCTTTATCGCCATGACGCTGGTGATGGTTTGGCTGGCGGGTGAGCTGTGGTTCTTCCGCCCAACGTCGCCTGCGATGTCGGCGTTCTTCGGTGCTGCGCTGCTGCTGATTGGCAACATCGTCTGGCTCGGGAGTCACTACCGTCGTCGCTTCCGCGCGGATAACGCCATCGCCTCCGCCTGCTACTTTGCCGGGCATTTCCTGATTGTGCGTTCGCTGTATATTTAA
- a CDS encoding 7-cyano-7-deazaguanine/7-aminomethyl-7-deazaguanine transporter, with protein sequence MTQFSQSQRVKALFWLSLFHLLVITSSNYLVQLPISIFGFHTTWGAFSFPFIFLATDLTVRIFGAPLARRIIFAVMLPALFVSYVISSLFYMGSWQGFEALTHFNLFVARIAAASFMAYALGQILDVHVFNRLRQNHRWWMAPTASTLFGNVSDTLAFFFIAFWRSPDAFMAAHWMEIALVDYCFKVLISIVFFLPMYGVLLNMLLKRLADKSEISALQAG encoded by the coding sequence ATGACGCAGTTCTCTCAATCGCAGCGCGTAAAAGCGTTGTTCTGGCTATCGCTATTCCATCTGCTGGTGATCACTTCCAGTAACTATCTGGTGCAATTGCCGATCTCCATTTTTGGTTTCCATACCACCTGGGGCGCATTCAGCTTCCCGTTTATCTTCCTCGCGACCGATTTGACCGTGCGTATTTTTGGCGCGCCGTTGGCCCGACGCATTATCTTTGCGGTGATGCTGCCTGCGCTGTTCGTCTCGTACGTCATCTCTTCCCTGTTCTACATGGGAAGCTGGCAGGGCTTTGAGGCGCTGACGCACTTCAACCTGTTTGTCGCCCGCATCGCTGCCGCCAGCTTTATGGCCTACGCTCTGGGACAGATCCTCGACGTTCACGTCTTTAACCGTCTGCGACAGAACCACCGCTGGTGGATGGCACCGACGGCGTCCACGCTGTTCGGCAACGTCAGCGACACCCTGGCCTTCTTCTTCATCGCCTTCTGGCGCAGCCCGGATGCCTTTATGGCCGCCCACTGGATGGAAATCGCGCTGGTGGACTACTGCTTCAAAGTGCTGATCAGCATTGTCTTCTTCCTGCCGATGTACGGCGTGCTGCTGAATATGCTGCTGAAAAGGCTGGCGGATAAATCTGAAATCTCGGCATTGCAGGCAGGTTAA
- the ftsY gene encoding signal recognition particle-docking protein FtsY produces MAKQKKRGFFSWLGFGEKEQDTEQKIEEQQTVEEQSQPETPVETAAVVEAEARAHSKEETEAFAEEVVEVTEQVQESEKPQPVEVKAEAIAPEEWQAEAETVEIVEAVEEEAENEPEITDEELEAQALAAEAAEDAVIVVPVEEPEEEAPAEEIVQEQEKPTKEGFFARLKRSLVRTKENLGSGFISLFRGKKIDDDLFEELEEQLLIADVGVETTRKIIAKLTESASRKQLRDAEALYGLLKDEMGEILAKVDEPLNIEGKTPFVILMVGVNGVGKTTTIGKLARQFEQQGKSVMLAAGDTFRAAAVEQLQVWGQRNNIPVIAQHTGADSASVIFDAIQAAKARNIDVLIADTAGRLQNKSHLMEELKKIVRVMKKLDEDAPHEIMLTIDASTGQNAISQAKLFDEAVGLTGITLTKLDGTAKGGVIFSVADQFGIPIRYIGVGERIEDLRPFKSDDFIEALFARED; encoded by the coding sequence ATGGCAAAACAAAAAAAACGTGGCTTCTTTTCCTGGCTGGGCTTCGGCGAAAAAGAGCAAGACACAGAACAAAAAATCGAAGAGCAGCAGACAGTTGAAGAACAGTCGCAGCCTGAAACCCCTGTCGAAACCGCCGCGGTAGTTGAAGCGGAAGCGCGCGCGCACAGCAAAGAAGAGACCGAAGCTTTTGCTGAAGAGGTGGTGGAAGTCACCGAACAGGTTCAGGAAAGCGAGAAACCGCAGCCGGTTGAGGTAAAAGCCGAAGCGATCGCGCCAGAAGAGTGGCAGGCGGAAGCTGAAACCGTCGAAATCGTGGAAGCCGTCGAAGAAGAAGCGGAAAACGAACCCGAAATCACCGACGAAGAGCTCGAAGCTCAGGCGCTGGCCGCAGAGGCTGCCGAAGACGCGGTGATCGTCGTTCCGGTCGAAGAGCCGGAAGAAGAGGCTCCGGCAGAAGAGATTGTTCAGGAGCAGGAAAAACCGACCAAAGAAGGTTTCTTCGCGCGCCTGAAACGCAGCCTGGTCAGAACCAAAGAAAACCTCGGTTCCGGATTTATCAGTCTGTTCCGCGGCAAAAAAATCGACGATGATCTGTTTGAAGAGCTGGAAGAACAGCTTCTGATTGCGGACGTCGGCGTGGAAACCACGCGTAAAATTATCGCTAAGCTGACCGAAAGCGCGAGCCGCAAACAGCTGCGCGACGCCGAGGCGCTGTACGGCCTGCTGAAAGACGAGATGGGCGAAATTCTCGCAAAAGTTGATGAACCGCTTAATATTGAAGGCAAAACGCCATTTGTTATTCTGATGGTCGGCGTCAACGGCGTGGGTAAAACCACCACCATCGGTAAGCTGGCGCGTCAGTTCGAGCAGCAGGGCAAATCGGTGATGCTGGCGGCGGGGGACACCTTCCGTGCGGCCGCCGTTGAGCAGTTGCAGGTCTGGGGTCAGCGCAACAACATTCCGGTGATTGCCCAGCACACCGGCGCGGATTCCGCGTCCGTGATCTTCGATGCCATTCAGGCCGCGAAGGCGCGAAACATCGACGTGCTGATTGCCGATACCGCAGGGCGTTTGCAGAATAAATCGCACCTGATGGAAGAGCTGAAGAAAATCGTTCGCGTCATGAAGAAGCTGGACGAAGACGCGCCGCATGAGATTATGCTGACCATCGACGCCAGCACCGGACAGAACGCCATCAGCCAGGCGAAGCTGTTCGATGAGGCGGTGGGGCTGACCGGGATTACGCTGACCAAACTGGACGGCACCGCCAAGGGTGGAGTGATCTTCTCCGTGGCGGATCAGTTCGGCATCCCAATCCGCTATATCGGTGTCGGCGAACGTATCGAGGATTTGCGTCCGTTTAAATCGGACGACTTTATTGAGGCACTATTTGCCCGAGAGGACTAA
- a CDS encoding MFS transporter has product MPDPAAEPALSGLRLNLRIVSVVMFNFASYLTIGLPLAVLPGYVHDVMGFSAFWAGLVISLQYFATLLSRPQSGRYADLFGPKSIVVVGLCGCFLSGLSYLLAATTSGWPLLSLALLCLGRVILGIGQSLAGTGSTLWGVGVVGTPHIGRVISWNGIVTYGAMALGAPLGVVCYAWGGLHGLAITIMVVALMAILLALPRPKVKASKGKPLPFRAVLGRVWPYGMALALASAGFGVIATFITLFYDAKGWDGAAFALTLFSCAFVGARLLFPNGINRLGGLNVAMICFSVEIVGLLLTGIAGEPWVAKIGVFLAGAGFSLVFPALGVVAVKAVPQQNQGSALATYTVFMDMSLGVTGPLAGLLMAYAGVPVIYLAAAGLVGVAFLLTWRLKKRPPAQATEAVES; this is encoded by the coding sequence ATGCCCGACCCTGCCGCCGAACCGGCACTGAGCGGATTGCGCCTCAATCTGCGCATTGTTTCTGTTGTGATGTTTAACTTCGCCAGCTATCTCACCATTGGCCTGCCGCTCGCGGTGTTGCCCGGTTACGTCCATGACGTGATGGGATTCAGCGCCTTCTGGGCGGGGCTGGTGATTAGCCTGCAATATTTCGCCACCCTGCTGAGTCGCCCACAGTCGGGGCGGTATGCCGATCTGTTTGGCCCGAAAAGTATCGTGGTGGTGGGGTTGTGCGGCTGTTTCCTCAGTGGCCTGAGCTATCTTCTGGCGGCGACCACCAGCGGCTGGCCGCTGCTCAGCCTGGCGCTGCTGTGTCTGGGGCGTGTGATTTTAGGCATCGGGCAAAGTCTGGCGGGGACCGGCTCGACGCTGTGGGGAGTAGGCGTGGTCGGCACGCCGCATATCGGGCGCGTGATTTCGTGGAACGGGATTGTCACCTACGGCGCGATGGCCCTCGGCGCGCCGCTGGGCGTGGTGTGCTATGCGTGGGGCGGTCTGCACGGGCTGGCGATCACTATTATGGTGGTCGCGCTGATGGCGATTTTACTCGCGCTCCCGCGACCGAAGGTGAAAGCCAGCAAAGGCAAGCCGCTGCCGTTTCGCGCGGTGCTCGGGCGCGTCTGGCCCTACGGCATGGCGCTGGCCCTGGCGTCCGCCGGTTTTGGTGTGATTGCCACCTTCATCACCCTGTTTTACGACGCCAAAGGCTGGGACGGTGCGGCGTTCGCCCTGACGCTGTTTAGCTGCGCCTTCGTCGGTGCGCGTCTGCTGTTCCCGAACGGTATCAACCGCCTCGGCGGACTGAACGTGGCGATGATCTGCTTTAGCGTCGAGATTGTCGGCCTGCTGCTGACGGGCATTGCGGGTGAGCCGTGGGTGGCGAAGATCGGCGTATTCCTCGCGGGCGCGGGTTTCTCGCTGGTCTTCCCGGCGCTGGGCGTGGTGGCGGTGAAAGCGGTGCCGCAGCAGAATCAGGGTTCGGCGCTGGCGACTTATACCGTGTTTATGGATATGTCGCTGGGGGTGACCGGGCCACTGGCCGGGCTGCTGATGGCCTACGCGGGCGTTCCGGTTATCTATCTTGCGGCGGCGGGGCTGGTTGGCGTTGCGTTCCTGCTGACCTGGCGCTTAAAAAAACGGCCCCCGGCGCAAGCGACGGAGGCCGTTGAATCGTGA
- a CDS encoding DUF2500 domain-containing protein — MSKMPLFFVIVVAIIVIAASFRFVQQRREKADNDAAPLLQKRVVVSNKCEKALNERRSRQQQVTPAGTQMRFEASFKPQSGGLEMTFRLDEKQYHQLTVGDRGVLSYKGSRFEGFTAEP; from the coding sequence ATGAGCAAAATGCCACTTTTCTTCGTGATCGTGGTGGCGATTATCGTCATCGCCGCCTCGTTCCGCTTTGTGCAGCAGCGCCGTGAAAAGGCCGATAACGACGCCGCGCCGCTGCTGCAAAAACGCGTGGTGGTGAGTAATAAATGCGAGAAAGCGCTCAATGAGCGCCGCTCACGTCAGCAGCAGGTGACGCCAGCGGGAACGCAGATGCGCTTCGAGGCAAGTTTTAAACCGCAGAGCGGCGGGCTGGAAATGACGTTTCGTCTCGACGAGAAGCAGTACCATCAGCTGACGGTCGGGGACCGGGGTGTGTTGAGTTATAAGGGATCGCGGTTTGAGGGGTTTACGGCGGAGCCGTGA